A stretch of the Balneola vulgaris DSM 17893 genome encodes the following:
- a CDS encoding DUF456 domain-containing protein, which translates to MELLFIGLGVILIIVGIIGAFLPVMPGLPFSYLALVILQLVSSPFTTRFMVLWLVIVAVLMILDNVLPTWGTKKFGGTAYGVWGSIIGLIVGFFFPPVGFVVGPLVGAFAGEIIGGSKTDKAMKAAIGSFLGFAMATGLKVGAACLMGFYYFKAIL; encoded by the coding sequence ATGGAACTTCTATTTATTGGCCTCGGCGTTATTTTAATCATTGTTGGTATCATCGGTGCTTTTTTACCGGTTATGCCGGGCTTACCCTTCAGCTATCTTGCCCTTGTTATACTGCAGCTGGTATCCTCTCCATTCACCACTCGCTTTATGGTATTATGGTTGGTGATTGTAGCCGTTCTCATGATTCTAGATAATGTATTACCAACTTGGGGTACTAAGAAGTTTGGCGGTACCGCTTATGGAGTGTGGGGAAGTATCATCGGGTTAATTGTAGGATTTTTCTTCCCACCAGTTGGCTTTGTAGTGGGGCCATTAGTCGGTGCTTTTGCCGGAGAAATTATTGGGGGAAGTAAAACCGATAAAGCCATGAAGGCTGCCATTGGCTCGTTCTTGGGGTTTGCTATGGCAACAGGGCTTAAAGTTGGGGCCGCGTGTTTAATGGGCTTTTATTACTTCAAAGCCATTCTATAA
- a CDS encoding peptide MFS transporter has product MANGTNGEKATFFGHPRGLATLFFTEMFERFSYYGMRALLILFMTKSVMEGGLAFDDQTSGAIYGLYTMGVYILALPGGYLADRLFGLKKSVWYGGIIIALGHFTMAIPGILDVAGITDATMVTNIDTFPFFIGLILIAVGTGLLKPNISSIVGSLYPESESAKRDAGFSIFYSGINIGAFLAPLITSYLGEQVNWHLGFGAAGLFMVFGLIQYKMTEQYLVGVGDEPAADTQEELSSREKLKKGLYGVVFVAVGLLALAFMKVIPVDAVYIADISGYLIVAAALAFLGYVIVLGGLDEAEKKKVYVIGIVFLFSAIFWSGFEQAGSTLNLFADRFTDREVFGFLIPAGALQAVNPLFIIIFAPLFGAMWVWLAKRNLDPSSPVKFSLGLILLGIGFLVMYFAAKVAASGELAAPTWLLLTYMFHTFGELSLSPVGLSLTTKLAPKKFYSQMMGVWFMSVSLGNLIAGRLGGEISGDGAEALSQMPDQYMMIVYTTVGAGVLLLLLAKPIKKMMGNVH; this is encoded by the coding sequence ATGGCAAACGGGACCAATGGCGAAAAAGCCACATTTTTTGGGCACCCAAGAGGCTTAGCTACTCTGTTCTTCACAGAGATGTTTGAGCGTTTTAGTTATTACGGAATGCGTGCTCTACTCATCCTCTTTATGACAAAGTCGGTAATGGAAGGCGGCTTAGCATTTGATGATCAAACATCAGGTGCGATTTATGGATTATATACCATGGGGGTGTATATACTAGCACTTCCAGGCGGTTATCTAGCCGATCGATTATTCGGTTTAAAAAAATCGGTGTGGTATGGCGGTATCATAATCGCACTAGGTCATTTTACGATGGCAATACCTGGGATTTTAGATGTTGCTGGAATTACAGATGCAACGATGGTAACAAATATCGACACCTTCCCATTCTTTATAGGTTTGATACTGATTGCAGTTGGTACAGGTTTATTGAAGCCAAACATCAGTTCTATTGTAGGTTCATTATACCCAGAATCTGAAAGTGCAAAGCGTGACGCTGGATTCTCAATTTTCTACTCAGGTATTAATATTGGTGCATTTTTAGCTCCACTTATCACTAGTTATTTAGGCGAGCAAGTTAACTGGCACTTAGGCTTCGGAGCCGCTGGTTTATTTATGGTATTTGGTTTAATCCAATACAAGATGACAGAGCAATACCTAGTGGGTGTTGGTGATGAGCCCGCTGCCGATACTCAAGAAGAATTGTCCTCTAGAGAAAAACTGAAAAAAGGCCTTTATGGCGTTGTATTCGTAGCTGTTGGTTTATTAGCATTGGCATTTATGAAGGTAATACCTGTTGATGCGGTGTATATCGCTGATATTTCAGGGTACTTAATTGTAGCTGCAGCATTGGCCTTCTTAGGATATGTAATTGTGCTTGGTGGCCTAGATGAAGCCGAGAAAAAGAAAGTGTATGTGATTGGAATTGTATTCCTATTCTCAGCCATCTTCTGGTCTGGTTTTGAGCAAGCGGGTTCAACTTTAAACCTTTTCGCTGATCGTTTTACAGATCGTGAAGTGTTCGGATTTTTAATACCAGCCGGTGCACTACAAGCAGTAAACCCACTCTTTATCATCATTTTCGCTCCATTATTCGGTGCAATGTGGGTATGGTTAGCTAAAAGAAATTTAGATCCTTCATCTCCAGTGAAATTCTCACTTGGTCTAATCCTACTGGGTATTGGCTTCTTAGTGATGTATTTCGCAGCTAAAGTAGCAGCCTCTGGAGAACTAGCAGCGCCAACCTGGTTACTGCTCACTTATATGTTCCACACCTTCGGTGAATTGAGTTTAAGTCCAGTAGGATTGAGCTTAACAACCAAGCTGGCTCCAAAGAAATTCTACAGCCAGATGATGGGTGTATGGTTTATGTCGGTATCTCTTGGAAACTTAATCGCTGGGCGTTTAGGTGGTGAGATTTCTGGTGACGGTGCTGAAGCATTATCTCAGATGCCAGACCAATACATGATGATTGTATACACAACGGTAGGTGCTGGTGTACTCTTGTTACTATTGGCTAAGCCAATTAAAAAGATGATGGGCAACGTTCACTAA
- a CDS encoding mechanosensitive ion channel family protein, whose product MENFLNNIAEFFQNSPFFTLQVVKTVVVILVLWLIRILTLRVVSKNVESKRTVYKWRKNLTYFSAFIGIIIISQIWFTAWGDLSTYFGLLSAGLAIALKDPVTDLAAWLFIIWRKPFDVGDRIEIGESKGDVIDVRPFKFTILEIGNWVDADQSTGRVIHIPNHKVFSEHMANYTSDFQFIWNEIGIMVTFESDWKKAKKILEEISNDESKDFIESAKKQIARAAKSYLIEYRYLTPIVYTGVKDSGIMLSIRYLTDPRRRRGSSQAIWERALDEFNKHDDIDLAYPTLRVFNNSVEGKPGTKPTS is encoded by the coding sequence ATGGAAAATTTCTTAAATAACATCGCTGAATTTTTTCAAAACTCACCGTTTTTCACCCTTCAAGTGGTGAAAACAGTAGTTGTAATATTAGTTTTATGGCTCATTCGCATTTTAACGCTGCGTGTGGTTAGTAAAAATGTAGAGAGTAAGCGCACCGTATATAAATGGCGCAAAAACCTTACTTACTTCTCAGCTTTTATTGGGATTATCATCATCAGCCAGATTTGGTTTACGGCCTGGGGCGATCTTTCCACCTATTTTGGGTTACTCTCTGCGGGTTTAGCTATTGCTTTGAAAGATCCTGTTACAGATTTAGCCGCTTGGCTTTTCATAATTTGGAGAAAGCCATTTGATGTAGGCGATAGAATCGAAATTGGAGAATCAAAAGGCGATGTAATTGATGTGCGTCCTTTTAAGTTCACCATTCTAGAGATTGGAAATTGGGTAGATGCCGATCAGAGTACAGGTCGTGTGATTCATATTCCTAATCACAAAGTGTTTAGCGAGCACATGGCAAATTACACCAGCGATTTCCAGTTTATATGGAATGAGATTGGCATTATGGTCACATTCGAAAGCGATTGGAAGAAAGCGAAGAAGATTTTAGAAGAAATCTCGAATGATGAATCCAAAGATTTTATTGAAAGTGCCAAAAAGCAGATTGCTCGTGCTGCTAAGTCTTACTTGATTGAGTATCGCTACCTCACTCCGATTGTATACACAGGAGTGAAAGACAGCGGTATTATGCTCTCTATACGTTACCTAACAGACCCAAGACGTCGACGCGGTTCTTCGCAAGCAATTTGGGAGCGAGCACTCGATGAATTCAATAAACATGATGACATTGATTTAGCTTACCCAACGTTGAGAGTGTTTAATAACAGCGTTGAAGGGAAGCCGGGCACTAAACCCACTAGTTGA
- a CDS encoding M24 family metallopeptidase produces MIRTNFIVFIFVLLNGCLGSTTPTVTVEWGASPWTEIRKERVNTLLPQAMEAANVDAWIIICRENNNDPLADHVGGENAGGTALFLFYRDGSGFHSKVYSPVGEATALADMKLHDEVIPIERGHSALTQAAEFINAQSFNTIAINSSSSNAQADGLTHTQYNKLVDALGKSSASKLISSEELVYEWLSIKTPDEVEIMRKAAELTAKWELEAYEQVEPGVSTDADIAKFLKKKMEEYKVTDAWSPDQNPNVNSGPDRGHSHATDKVIMPGDVIQIDFGIKLYNRWVSDIQRFAYVLKDGETTAPADIQHYWDSAKRGNRAAFKAMKPGAKGVEVDAAQRALMKEDGSEYVMWSTGHPVGYVAHDTGPNLGGSQSPSVRPSSQRVLKAGMVFAFDGFHAWTREDGTLKTISVEEMAVITENGAEFLIPPQEELVLIQ; encoded by the coding sequence ATGATCCGTACCAATTTCATTGTGTTCATTTTTGTGTTGCTAAACGGCTGCTTAGGAAGCACAACTCCTACTGTTACTGTTGAATGGGGAGCATCTCCTTGGACAGAAATACGAAAAGAGCGTGTAAATACTTTGCTTCCTCAAGCTATGGAAGCTGCGAATGTAGATGCGTGGATTATCATTTGTCGTGAAAATAATAACGATCCACTTGCAGATCATGTGGGTGGCGAAAACGCTGGCGGAACCGCACTGTTTTTATTCTACAGAGATGGGTCTGGATTCCATTCTAAAGTGTATTCCCCGGTAGGTGAAGCAACGGCATTAGCCGACATGAAACTCCACGACGAGGTGATACCCATAGAACGCGGGCATTCTGCTCTTACTCAAGCGGCTGAGTTCATCAATGCTCAATCATTTAATACCATCGCAATCAATAGCAGCTCTAGCAATGCGCAAGCTGATGGGCTAACCCATACTCAGTACAACAAGTTAGTTGATGCACTTGGCAAAAGCAGTGCTTCAAAACTAATATCTTCTGAAGAATTGGTATATGAGTGGCTTTCGATTAAGACACCTGATGAAGTAGAGATTATGAGAAAGGCGGCCGAATTAACCGCTAAATGGGAGCTTGAAGCCTACGAGCAAGTAGAACCCGGCGTATCTACGGATGCTGACATCGCCAAATTCCTGAAAAAGAAAATGGAAGAGTATAAAGTTACCGATGCATGGTCGCCGGACCAAAACCCGAATGTAAATTCCGGACCAGATCGCGGTCACTCGCATGCTACCGACAAGGTGATTATGCCCGGAGATGTCATCCAAATTGACTTTGGAATCAAACTCTACAACCGATGGGTAAGTGATATTCAACGCTTTGCCTATGTACTTAAAGATGGTGAAACGACAGCACCAGCTGATATTCAACATTATTGGGATTCTGCCAAACGTGGAAATCGTGCCGCATTTAAGGCCATGAAGCCTGGCGCAAAAGGCGTGGAAGTGGACGCCGCTCAACGTGCACTCATGAAAGAAGACGGTTCAGAATATGTAATGTGGAGTACTGGTCACCCAGTAGGATATGTAGCTCACGATACCGGGCCAAACTTAGGAGGCTCTCAATCGCCAAGTGTACGTCCATCCTCTCAACGGGTGTTGAAAGCGGGCATGGTGTTCGCTTTTGATGGCTTCCATGCATGGACAAGAGAAGACGGCACCTTAAAAACTATCTCAGTTGAGGAAATGGCCGTAATCACCGAAAACGGTGCAGAATTTCTAATTCCACCACAGGAAGAACTTGTACTGATTCAGTAA
- the secG gene encoding preprotein translocase subunit SecG has protein sequence MLYNILVAVITIICALLILVVLLQNGQGSGLSGISGGAGGGLAGNSGLGARRTADLLSKATGIFGGAFLVLCILANFAIDNAGTQPTRSILQEGGAGIPAQDLNAPSETQSAVPVQNNDATGTDNSTEGEN, from the coding sequence ATGCTTTACAATATTCTAGTCGCAGTTATTACCATTATTTGCGCACTTTTAATTCTCGTAGTTCTTCTTCAAAACGGACAAGGTTCTGGTTTATCTGGTATTAGTGGAGGCGCAGGTGGCGGCCTTGCTGGCAATTCTGGCCTAGGCGCACGTCGTACCGCAGATTTACTTTCTAAAGCTACCGGAATATTTGGTGGAGCTTTTCTAGTACTTTGCATCCTTGCAAACTTCGCTATTGATAATGCAGGTACACAACCTACACGTAGTATCCTTCAAGAAGGTGGAGCTGGAATTCCTGCTCAAGACTTAAACGCCCCTTCTGAAACTCAGTCTGCTGTTCCAGTTCAGAACAACGACGCAACGGGTACTGACAACTCGACTGAAGGCGAAAACTAA
- the mnmE gene encoding tRNA uridine-5-carboxymethylaminomethyl(34) synthesis GTPase MnmE, protein MTSIIQKVPIAAIATPIGEGGIAVIRVSGKDAISIVDQAFEGKPLVEQPTHTVHFGKIVDKKGLPVDEVLISIFRSPKSYTGEETVEISCHGGVLVTQKVLETILALGVKSAEAGEFTQRAFLNGKLDLDQAEAVADIIHAKSIKAVDAAHQQLEGRLGDHVKKFRQQIIDATAMIELELDFIEEDVEFANKEQLRQLLQDVDSEISALLETYETGRIVKDGVKTVLIGRPNAGKSTLLNTLVGSDRAIVTDIAGTTRDTIDADWNYDGLLFKLIDTAGLRETLDVVEAEGVKRSQKAFEQADLVVYLKDLSHPFTDDERKEIADFQKRAGETPFILVGTKKDQEIDEEWRTEFDLKISAIDGEKIKELKQLLKDRALENKHYDASSLLVTSTRHRDALQKTQSHIQAALNGLDLGMTGDFLSIDLRAALNELGTVTGEITNEHILDSIFSRFCIGK, encoded by the coding sequence ATGACTTCAATTATACAAAAAGTTCCCATTGCTGCAATAGCTACTCCCATCGGTGAAGGTGGAATAGCTGTGATTCGTGTTTCGGGGAAAGATGCCATTTCTATAGTAGACCAAGCCTTCGAAGGAAAACCTTTGGTAGAACAGCCTACTCATACTGTGCATTTTGGCAAAATTGTAGACAAAAAAGGTTTACCCGTTGATGAAGTTTTGATATCGATTTTTAGGTCGCCGAAGTCATACACGGGAGAAGAGACCGTAGAGATTTCTTGCCATGGTGGTGTACTTGTGACTCAAAAGGTTTTAGAAACGATCTTGGCCTTAGGGGTGAAGTCGGCCGAGGCTGGCGAATTCACTCAGCGTGCATTCTTGAATGGGAAACTAGACTTAGATCAAGCAGAAGCGGTGGCAGATATCATTCATGCCAAAAGTATAAAAGCGGTAGACGCGGCACATCAACAGCTTGAAGGGCGATTAGGCGATCATGTAAAGAAATTCCGCCAACAAATCATTGATGCTACCGCCATGATTGAGCTGGAACTCGATTTTATTGAAGAGGATGTAGAATTCGCAAATAAGGAGCAGCTTCGTCAATTACTTCAGGATGTAGACTCAGAAATCTCGGCGTTATTAGAGACCTACGAAACAGGGCGTATTGTAAAAGACGGAGTGAAAACGGTGTTGATTGGTCGGCCAAATGCAGGTAAATCGACATTGTTGAATACCTTGGTAGGTAGCGACCGGGCCATTGTAACCGATATTGCAGGCACCACAAGAGATACCATTGATGCTGATTGGAATTACGACGGTTTGTTATTCAAATTAATTGATACAGCTGGTTTAAGAGAAACATTAGATGTAGTTGAAGCCGAAGGAGTGAAGCGTTCTCAAAAAGCATTTGAGCAAGCTGACCTTGTAGTGTACTTAAAAGATTTATCCCATCCCTTCACCGACGATGAACGCAAAGAGATTGCTGATTTCCAGAAACGAGCAGGCGAAACTCCTTTTATCTTAGTAGGCACGAAGAAAGATCAAGAAATTGATGAGGAGTGGAGAACGGAATTTGATTTAAAAATTTCAGCAATAGATGGTGAAAAGATCAAAGAGTTGAAGCAATTACTCAAAGACCGAGCCTTAGAAAACAAGCACTATGATGCTTCAAGTTTGTTAGTGACCTCTACTCGTCATCGCGATGCACTACAGAAAACCCAAAGCCATATTCAAGCGGCCTTAAATGGCTTAGATTTAGGTATGACGGGCGATTTCCTTTCTATCGACCTCAGAGCGGCGCTTAATGAATTAGGTACGGTTACAGGTGAAATCACAAACGAACACATTCTAGATTCCATTTTTTCCCGCTTCTGTATTGGAAAATAA